GTTGCCCGGCGCCTTTTCGCCCAACTCGTAATACGCCACAACGTCATCGGGAGCGGTGCGGAAGTATTTGTCATAGAGGTACTGCTCGACCTTGGCGCGGTCGCGACCGACGAGCGTCTGGTTATAGATGAGCACCTCGGCGATGTCACCGGTCAGCCCGGTCGTCCCGGCGGAGTCCATGCCGATGCGGAAACGATTGAAGTCGCCCACATCCGCGCCGCCCGCCGTCTTGGGCCCCTGCACGAAATGACCGGCGTTGTCGGTCACGAAGGACTGAATCGACGCGGCACCGTTCCACGCGGTGGACTGAATCGTAAACTCGGTGCGGACGATGCCCGTCGAGGCGGGGCTGGTGTCGGCCCGGCTCGTCAGCAGCGTGCCGCTGCCGTTACGTGCGCTGCCGGTCTGATCGCCGTCGGTTTCGTAGAAGCTGCCCCACTGGCTAGCAGTCGTGCCTACCTGTGCACCGAGCGTGCGCTGCGTCGTGGCGGCGGAGTTGGAGCGGGAGACGACGAACCATGTGATGTTCGACCCGTCGAGAGAATCGCCGAAGGGATCCTGGTTCGGCAGGCCGCTGCCCCCATCGAGCGCGAGCAGATTGTTGGTCCCGGAAAAATGCAAGACGGTGTGCGTGCCGTTGAGTCCGTCGGCGAGACCGGCGTTGGCGAGCGTCGGATCGGAGACGACGTTCTGCTGCTGCACATGGTTGTTACCGGCGAGCGGGGCCTGGTCCTCCCATCGCAGGACGTTGCCGCCGATCGTCGAAGCCGACGTGCCGGCGGTGTTGGAATACGTCGACAGCGCCCCGTCGTACCATGCGACCAGTCCGTCCGTCACATTCAGCGTCGCCGCGCCGGCGAACGGCGAGCCGATCGCCAGCATCACCGCGCCGGCGGCGAGTCCGCCCCGAAACGTCGTCTTCGATTGTTGCCCCGCGCCGCGCTTGATCCGATGTGTCCCATTCATGCGTTCATGCTCCTTATCTTTATTTGATCCGTTGCAGCGGCTCGTGCGCCGCGGTGTCATCATTGCGTCCCCGCATCGATACGGTGAATGAATCGTTCCGGCGGCAGCGCCTTGGAGGCGATGCGCACGCGGTCGATGTCGCCGACGAGCGATCGACCCGGCGCATTGAAGGCGCCGATGCGGATGTCGTGATCATTGGCGAGCGAACGATGCGTCGTATCGTCCGCCTCGCTCACCAGCTCGCCGTCCACATACAATCGCAGCTTGTGCTGCTCGGCATCGCGCACGGCGGCGACATGGTGCCAGACCCCGTCATTGATCGGCATCGGCGAGGTGACATCGCAGAACGTCGGGCCGTCACAGATCAGGAACCGCGCGACGCCCTTCTGATCGACGCGGAGCCACCAGGACGGCCGATTCGACCCGACATCGTTTGCGACAATCGCGCCGGAGACGGACTGGCGGGTGCGGACGATGGCTTCGAGTGTGAAGCTGTCGGCGGGGCCAAACGTGAAGGCGTCGCCGGCGGATTCACCCGCGTCGGTGAAACCACCGAAATTCCCGCGAAATATGACGGGATTTTCGCCCTTGTCAAAGTGCAGCGCGGACGTCGCGCCATACTCGGCGGGCCCGGCGATGACCTGCGGCTCGGCGCCCGGGCCGACGAAAGCGTCGCGCCGGTCGGCGGCGGCATCGCCGAGGCGCTGACCTTCGGCGAGCGCGGAGCCAATCGGCAAATTATCAAAGGTCCAGTCGGCGAGAATGGTCGGGCGCGGCAGGCGCGCCAGTTGCGATTGCGAAGCGCTGAGCGACGCGACGATGCCGCCGTCGATACTCGCGCCCTGACCGGCGAAGAGCTGGCCGGAGAACCCGCTGCGTCCGGCGGCGAGACTCACGGTGCCTTTGTGGACGAATACTTCGCCGCGCCCCTGCGCGTCGACGGCGACGCTGAATCGCGTGCCCAGGTCGGTGACGACGAAGCCGGGCGCGGTGACGGTGAAGCCCGGCACGGCGTCGACATCGATGCGACCGCGATCCAGGTGCACGAGGCCGGCGGAACTCAGATCGAGCGTCGCGGGGCCGTGAAGCTGAGCCATGACGCGCCCGCCGATGAGCAGTTCGATTTTGCCGGCGGCGATGGCCAGACGCCCCGTCGTCAGCGATTCGCCGTCCATGCGGGGCGAGCTGGACCATGTGACGTCCTCGGACGCGATCAGCGTCGCGATCGCCGGCTCGTTCGAGTTCGTCCCTGCGTGCGGCGCGACGGATGAGGTCGATACGAAGTAGGCCGCCACGGCGGCGAGACCGATGAGGATGGCCGCAACGGCGCGCCATCCAAAACGCGGCGCCGGGACGATTGTTTTCGTCTCCACCGCCTCAAACGCCCGCGGCGTCACGGCGGCGTGTTCGTGCAAATCGGCGAGCAGTCGGCAACAGTTCACAAACGCCTCGCGCGCCGCCGCATCGTCACGCAACCGCGCATTGAGTGCGGCCGCAGCCCGATCAGCGATCGCGCCATCGAGATAGTGCGCCATCGCCAGATCGAACGAACTGTCGCGCGATGCGTCAGCCATTGGCGCGCCTCGGCTGGAGTTTGCCTTCGATGCATTCGGAAAGGCGTCGGTAGATGCGCGACATGGACACGTAGACGGAATTGAGCGGGCGATCGATACGGGCCGCGACGTCGCTCATGCTCATGTCCTGCGCGTAGCGCAGTTCGATGAGCTGACGGGCCTGCGGGGACAACGCGTCCAGACAATCGCGCAGCGCCTCGGTGCGTTCGACGTCGGCGTCGTCGTCCTTCGTCCGCCAGGTCGATTCGAGCAGATTGAGCACATCCGGGTCGAGCAGCACCGCCCGGCGACCGGTCGAGCGGAGATGATCGACGGCGATATTGCGAGCGACGACGCGGGCCCAGTTCATCAGATGGTCCGGCCCATCGACGGAGCCGGAGTCTTTCAACGCCCGCATGAGTACAGTCTGATAGAGTTCCTCGGCGACGTGTAAATCCTGCACCAGCGAAAGGATGTACGCCAGCAGCTTTCCGCGCTGCGCCACCAGCACCTTGACAATCATGTCATGGTCAACCGCCATCGTCTGCTCCTTACGCCTCTTGTTACGACGAGGAGGCGGATACCTTAACAGGGGCGGCGGCGGATTGGGATGAAATTTTCAGAGCGTCCCACGGAGGGTCAGGCGGGTGCGGCCAAGCTGACCGCGACGGACGATGTAAATATCCGCCTGCGCCCCGGCGCCGGCGCGGGTCATGAGGACGGCGAGGGAATCGAGCGTGTCGATGCGGTGGCGGCCGAGCTGCACGATGACATCGCCGGGTTCGAGGCCGGCTTTGTCGGCGGGGCTGCCGTTCTGGACATCAGTGATGAGCACGCCGGCCACGCGCCCGAGTTTGAGGCGGGCACGGTCGCCGGCGGTGGGCTCGCGGACTTCGACGCCGATCATCGCGCGGGCGAGTCGCTGGGCGTCGCTCGGGGCGGCGCGCTGGGCGGTGATCTCAAAAGGGACCTGATCATCGGTAAGCTGAATCTTCTGACCGACCTCGGCGCGGAGCAGCTCGACGCAGGCGTCGACGATGTTGCTGACGGGATGACCATTGATGGCGCGGACGAGGCGGCCGGGGCCTGCTTCGCCTGGCGTCTGCCAGTGCAGTTCGGTGCGGATCGTGGCGGGCGGATCAATGTGACGCACTTCGGTGATCTGCCCGCCGAGGTCGATCTGTTTGACCGCCAGCGGGGAAAGCAGATCGGGGATCAGCATGCGGAGTCGATCGACGGGGATGGCGAAACCGATGTTTTGCGCATCGGAGCGAATGGCGCTGGTGATGCCGATGACCTGGCCATAGGCGTTGAGCAGCGGGCCACCGGAGTTGCCGGGGTTGATCGAGGCGTCGGTCTGGATGAGGCCTTCGAGCTTCCAGTCCTGCGTGACCTGCAGGTCGCGATTGGCGGCGGAGATGATTCCGGCGGTGACGGAATGTTCGTACCCGAGGGGATTGCCGATGGCGACGACCGGCTCGCCGATCATCAGGTCCGACGAGTCGCCGAGCGTGACGGGCTTGAGCGTCATGTCCTTGGGCGGATCGACCTTGAGCACCGCCAGGTCCTGCGTCGGGTCCGACGCCAGCACGCGGGCTTTGAGATGCGTCTGATTGGAAAGAATGACCTCCACGTCGTCCGCCCCTTCAACGACGTGCGCATTGGTGACGATATAGCCCTCGGCATGGACGATGAACCCCGATCCGAGACTGGTGCGCTTCACATCGCGCTCCATCGGCGCGATGTTGAAGAGGCGGAAGAACGGATCGTCACCGAGCATGCCGAAACGCTGACGGACGATCTGCGTCGTGTTGACGTTGACGACGCTGTCGCGATTGGACTGAAACACGCGAACGGTCGGCGTGATGCGAAGGTTCGCAGCGTCCTGCGCCGTCGCGACGCCGGCGATGCACCCCAGAAAACCGATCAGCAGCATGACCCGACGGCGATGAAACTGACGCATGGCAAGCTCCAAAACGAGTCTTACGTGTCACGCTCGATCCGGTTCATTTTACGATAAAACAACATCGCGTCCCCGCTGGAAATTCCGACGCCGACCGACTACACTCCCCCTAACCCGCCAAGGCCTTCATCCACGGACAACTTCATGATTCGTCGCTGGATTGCATGCCTGCTTGTGTGCGTGCTTGCGGGTTCGGCCATCGGGGCGGACGGACCGGATCAGATCGAATTCAATCGCGACATCCGTCCGATCCTCTTCAATAATTGCATCGCCTGTCACGGCCCCGACGTCAAACATCGCAAGCACAACCTCCGCTTCGATACGCCCGACGGTCCGCTCATCGACCTCGAGCACGGGCGCAAGGCCATCGTGCCCGGCGACCCCGACCACAGCGAGATGGTCAGGCGAATCACCGCGGCGGACCCCGACGATCGCATGCCCCCGGCCAAGGCGGGCAAGCCGCTGACGCCGCAGCAGATCGCGCTCATTAAGAAGTGGATTCAGCAGGGCGCGGTGTATCAGGGTCACTGGGCCTTCGAGCCGATCGGCAACCCCAAGCCGCCGGCGATCAGGGATGCGAAGTGGGCCCGCAACGGGATCGACAACTTCGTCGGCGCCCGGCTCGAAAAGGAAGGCCTCAAACCGTCGCCTGAAGCCGATCGCGCCACGCTGATTCGCCGCGTGTCACTCGATCTGACCGGGCTGCCGCCGACGCATGACGAGGTGGTCGCGTTCGAGAATGATCAATCGCCCGATGCGTATGAGAAGGTGGTCGATCGGCTGCTGGCTTCGCCGCATTATGGCGAGCACATGACACGCTACTGGCTCGACGCGGCGCGCTACGCAGACACGCACGGGTATCAGTACGACACCGAGCGGACGCAGTGGCCCTGGCGCGACTGGGTCATCAAAGCGTTCAACGACAACATGCCCTTCGACCGATTCACCGTCGAGCAGATCGCCGGCGACCTGATGCCCGACGCCACGCCCGAGTCCCGCCTCGCCACCGCCTTCAACCGCAATCACCCCATCACCATCGAAGGCGGCGTCATCGACGAAGAGTACCGCACCGAGTACGTCATCGACCGCATCGTCACGACGTCGACCACGTGGCTGGGTCTGACCATGGGCTGCTGCCGTTGTCACGACCACAAGTTCGACCCCCTGACGCGCGAGGACTTCTACAGCTTCTTCGCCTTCTTCAACAACATCCCCGAGATCGGCCAGGGCAACAGGAACGGGTTCGCACCGACGATGAAAGCGCCCGGCGTGGAGCAGCAGCTTGAGCTTGCCGCCCTCGACAGGCGGATCGCCGAAGCCAAAGACGCCAAGCCGGCCGAGCAACCTCAGTGGATCGTTGCCCATCCGACGCAGGCCGTCTCCGAGGGCGGGGCGACGCTGACCGTCAAGCCCGATGAGTCGATTCTCGCCAGCGGGGCCAACCCGGCGAAGGATGTTTACACGCTGACGATCGCCTCGTCGCTCAAACACATCGAGGCGATTCAGCTTGAAGCGCTCACCGATCCGTCGCTGCCATTCAGCAGCCCCGCCCGAAGCTTCAACGGCAACTTCGTCCTCAGCGAGGTCGCCGTCGCCGCCGCCCCCGCCGGGTCGCCGGACAAGGCCAAGAAGATACCGATCGTCGCCGCGACGGCCGACTATTCGCAGAACAATTACGAGATCGAAAACGCCATCGACGGCAAGCCCGGCTCCGGTTGGGCCGTCGACGGCAATCAGTTCCGCGTCGACCGCACCGCCGAGTTCACGCTGGCCAAGCCCATCGACACGCCCGCCGGCGCGATCCTCACCGTGACGCTGCGCTTCGACTTCGGGCAGCAGCACACGATCGGCCATCTGCGCATATCCGCCAGCGAGAAGTCGACCGCGACGCCGGTCGCGAAGCTCGAAGCGGAGCGCGACAAGCTCGTGAAGAGTTTTCCGACCGTGATGATCATGTCGGAGATGGACAAGCCGCGCCCGGCGTTCATGCTCACGCGCGGGCAGTACGATCAGGTCGAGAAGGATCACCCGGTGCATCCGCACACGCCGACCGCCCTGCCGCCGATGCCCGAAGGCGCGCCGGCGAATCGGCTCGGGCTCGCCCAGTGGATCGTCGCGCCCGATAATCCGCTGACGGCGCGCGTGATCATGAATCGCTTCTGGCAGCAGTGCTTCGGCGTGGGCATCTGCAAAACCGCCGAGGACTTCGGCACGCAGGGCGAATGGCCGAGCCATCCGAAGCTGCTCGACTACCTGGCGCGGCAGTTCATCGACAGCAAGTGGGACGTCAAGCACATGATGAAGACCATCGTCATGAGCGCGACGTATCGCCAGAGTTCCGTCGTCACGGCCGAGATGTACGAGCGCGATCCGGAGAATCGGCTCCTGTCGCGCGGGCCGCGCTTCCGTATGCCTGCCGAGATGGTGCGTGACAATGCCCTGAAGATCAGCGGGCTGCTCGTCGAAAAAATCGGCGGGCCGAGCGTGTATCCGTATCAGCCGGCGGGGCTGTGGATGGAGATCAACAACCGCCCGGGCTTCTCGCGCGAGTACCCCGTCATGCACGGCGAGGACCTGTATCGCCGGAGCATGTACAGCTATTGGAAGCGGACGCTGGCGCCGACGGCGATGCTGCCCTTCGATGCGCCGGAGCGGGAATACTGCGTGGTGCGTCGATCGCGGACAAACACGCCGCTGGCGGCGCTGGTGGTGCTCAACGATCCGCAGTTCATCGAGGCCGCCCGCATGCTCGGCCAGCGCATGATGCTCGAAGGCGGCGCGACGGATGGGGCGCGCCTGTCTTATGGATACGAACTGGCGACGGCGCACAAACCGACGGCTGCGGAGCTTTCGACGCTTCAGCAGCTACTGGACGCGCAGCGGGCGGACTTCAAGGCCGACCCCAGCGGGGCGCAGCAGCTTCTTGCGGTCGGGGACATGAAGCCCGATGCGCGTCTCGATCCCGTCGAACTTGCGGCGTTCGCCACCGCAGGTCGGGCGATTCTCAACCTCGATCAGACGATCACCAAGGAATAAGCACGGAGCGCATGCACATGGACCCGATCTACGAACTTGCCATGGCCTCGACGCGCCGCCAGTTTCTCAAGCGGTCGGCCGCGTCCGTCGGCGCCGTCGCGCTGGGCTCGCTCATGAACCCGTCATTGCTGAAGGCGGCGCCGATGGCGCACCACGGCTTCGACTTCGCCCCGCGCGCCAAGCGCGTCATCTATCTCTTCCAGTCCGGCGCACCGTCGCAGATGGACCTCTTTGACTACAAGCCGACGCTGGAGAAGCTCCACGGTCAGAACCTCCCTGACTCCGTGCGCGGCAATCAGCGCCTGACGGGCATGACCGCCGGGCAGTCGAGCTTTCCGGTCGCCAAGGCGATCGCGCCGTTTCACCAGCATGGCCGGAGCGGGACGTGGATCAGCGATCTGTTGCCGCACACGGCGAAGATCGTCGACGACATCGCGATCATCAAGACCGTCCACACCGAAGCGATCAACCACGACCCGGCGATCACGTTCTTCCAGACGGGCAATCAGCAGCCGGGCCGGCCGAGTCTGGGGTCATGGGCGACCTACGGACTCGGGTCCAACAATCAGAATCTTCCTGCATTTGTCGTGCTTCTGTCGCAGAACACTTATCCGCAGGCCCAGCCGCTCTACTCGCGGCTTTGGGGCAGCGGGTTCCTCCCGTCCAACTATCAGGGCGTCAAATTCCGCTCGTCGGGCGATCCGGTGTTGTATCTGTCGGACCCCTCGCAGGCGAACGATGTCAGCCGCCGGCGGCTGCTCGACGCCATCGGTCAGATCAATCATCAGCACATGCAGGCGGTCGGCGATCCGGAAATTGATACGCGCGTGGCGGCGTATGAGATGGCGTACCGCATGCAGATGTCGGTGCCGGAGCTGACGGACTTTTCCAACGAGCCGGACTCGACCTTCGCGCTTTACGGCGAGGACGCGCGCAAGCCGGGGACGCATGCGGCCAACTGCCTGCTGGCCCGCCGGCTCGCCGAACGCGATGTGCGATTCATTCAGCTTTATCAGCGCGGATGGGACCACCACTCGAACATCCCCGTCGAACACCCCAAGCTCTGCAAGACCGTCGATCAGGGATCGGCGGCGCTGGTGATGGACCTCAAGCAACGCGGCATGCTCGACGATACGCTCGTCATCTTCGGCGGCGAATTCGGACGCACCGTCTACTCGCAAGGCAAACTCGCCGGCACAAGCTACGGCCGCGATCACCACCCCCGCTGCTTCTCGATGTGGCTCGCCGGCGGCGGCATCAAAGGCGGCGTCTCGCACGGCACGACCGACGACTACTGCTACAACATCGTCGACGGCGGCGTCCATGTGCACGAGCTGAACGCCACGATCCTCCAGTGCCTGGGCATCGACCATTCCAAACTCACCTACAAGTACCAGGGCCTGGACCAGCGGCTGACCGGCGTCGAGGAAGTCGAGCCGGTACACGCGATCATGACCTGAATCGGGTGCCCAATCGTTACCTGCACGAAGCCCATGGCGTCACGCCGCGGGCTTCTTTTTACGGTCGCAATATCCGCAGTTTCAGATGGTTAAGACGCCCCGCGGGTTTTTTCTGATCCGCACCACCAAGGTTTGGATTTTTCGCGACGTTACTGTGTGGTGACTCATGCCTGATCGCGATCATCCCGGCGAGGCGGCTTCCGACCACGTGCTCAACGTGCAGCAGTTGTTCGTTCGCCACACGCGCGCAATCCGCGGATTCGTCCTGTGTCTGGCCCCCGGGCCCGGCGATGCGGACGACATCATGCAGGAAGTGTTTCTCGTGCTCACGCGCAAGGCGGACCAGTTCCAAGCCGGCACCGACTTTGTCGCATGGGTCTGCTCGATCGCACGCTTCGAGGCGCTGAATCATCTTCGCCGCGTGCGTCGCAACCCGGTGACGTTCTCGCCGCAGACGGCGGCGCTGTTGGCGGATGCGTACACGGCCCCGGCGGAACTCGACGACTGGGTCGAGGCGATTCGTCGATGCATGGAGCGGCTTTCGCCTTCGGCGCGTCAGGCAATTCATTCGCGCTACGGCGACGGGCGCAAACCGGCGGACATCGCCAGCGCGATGGGCATCAAGCCCGAAACAGTTTACGTGACGCTCTCAAAAGCGCGGGCGGCCTTGCGCTCGTGCATGGAAGGCCGACTCGCGGCGGAGGGCGCCGATGTCTGATCAGATGCAGCTATACGCATGGATCGACGCCTATCTCGACGGCAAGATGACCGCCGACGAAATGGCGTCGTTTGACGCGATGCTGCGCAGTGATGCGGCGGCCCGCGGCGCGTTCGTCGATGCGCTGCGGTTTCATCATGCGTTGGTCGAATCGATCGAACCGGTCGTTGCGAAGGTTGATCCAATCGTCGAGCCGCACCGGCTGTTTGTCGGGCCGTGGGCAGCGGCGCTGGCGGCGTGCGTACTGCTGGCGGCGGGTTTGTGGTTCGCGTTCGCACCAGGCGAAACGCCGGCACCGCGGACCGGGGCGGCGCTGCCGCCGAAGGTGGCGATGTTCACGGACGCACAGGATGCGGTGTTTGCCGAGGGATCGGCGGCGCCGAGTCTGGGTGAGGATTTAACCGCGGGGCCGATTCGGCTAACGTCCGGGACGGCTCAGGTGATGTTCGCGTCGACGGCGGTGGTCGATCTGACGGGGCCGTGCGAATTTGAAATGACGGGGCCGAATCGCGGGCGTCTGCGCGCCGGGCTGATGCACGCTTACGTACCGGCGCCGGCGCAGGGGTTCGCCATCGACCTGCCCGGCGGGGCGAGCGTCGTCGATCTGGGCACGGCGTTCTACCTCGAAGTCGATCGCGACGCGGCGTCCGTGCGCGTCACACAGGGATGGGTCGAACTGACGCAGAGCGGCGCCCGACGGGTGCTCGAAGCGGGGCGCGTCGCTGAACTGCACGGCGACAAAGACGCGTGGACATGGATCGATGTGGACCAGAGCGACTTCGCCCGCCGCACCGCCGCGATGGATTTCATCACGGTCGAGTCCGATCCGGCGGACGGCCTTCTGGCGATGGATCCGGACGGCGTGATCAATCGCAATCCCGACGGGTCGATGGCGAACTTCGATGAAGCAGCCCGCCCGCGCTACAGCCGCATCGGCTCGGCGGGCAACGGCGAGGTGCGGCAGGACGCGATCTACTTCTTCGAGTTGCCGACGCTCGCCGATCCGTCCGTGCTCGAACGCGCGGAGATTCGGCTGAGCTTTCTGGCCGTCAACTTCACGCCGAATTTCAACGTTGACGCCTACGGCCTGCGCGGGCGGGACAAGGCGATGGCGGACGATGCGGACTTTTTCTGCGGACCGCGCGATGATCGCAACGCCCTCTTCGCCGACGATCTGATCAAGCCCGCGGATGAAACGGGCATCGTGTCGATTCACGGCCCGGCGCTGTCGGCTTATCTGCGCGAGCTGTATGAACAGGACGGCCGGCCGCGTGTTCGATTCGCCGCGGTGCGGCTCAATCCCGACGTCGAGCAGCCGGGCAAACGCTGGTCGGGTTATGTCGTGGGCTTTTACGAAAATCGTCCGGATCACAAGTTCACTCCCGGCGAACGATACACCGATGGTTATGTGCGCGGCTTCGATCGACATCGCCCGCAGCAGCCGCCCCAGCTTCGCATCCCGCAACAATGACATCCAACCCGTGCGGCGACTCCATGAGTCGTCGCAATCACGCCGCCGCGGAAGGTCTGTGGTGGACGCTGTTTTGAGCTTTCGAGGCAGAAGACACAGGAGATGCACAATGAGTAAGTTCGCAAACGTCACGATGATCGCCATGCTGATGAGCGCCCTTCCGAT
The window above is part of the Planctomycetota bacterium genome. Proteins encoded here:
- a CDS encoding sigma-70 family RNA polymerase sigma factor, with protein sequence MAVDHDMIVKVLVAQRGKLLAYILSLVQDLHVAEELYQTVLMRALKDSGSVDGPDHLMNWARVVARNIAVDHLRSTGRRAVLLDPDVLNLLESTWRTKDDDADVERTEALRDCLDALSPQARQLIELRYAQDMSMSDVAARIDRPLNSVYVSMSRIYRRLSECIEGKLQPRRANG
- a CDS encoding trypsin-like serine protease, with translation MRQFHRRRVMLLIGFLGCIAGVATAQDAANLRITPTVRVFQSNRDSVVNVNTTQIVRQRFGMLGDDPFFRLFNIAPMERDVKRTSLGSGFIVHAEGYIVTNAHVVEGADDVEVILSNQTHLKARVLASDPTQDLAVLKVDPPKDMTLKPVTLGDSSDLMIGEPVVAIGNPLGYEHSVTAGIISAANRDLQVTQDWKLEGLIQTDASINPGNSGGPLLNAYGQVIGITSAIRSDAQNIGFAIPVDRLRMLIPDLLSPLAVKQIDLGGQITEVRHIDPPATIRTELHWQTPGEAGPGRLVRAINGHPVSNIVDACVELLRAEVGQKIQLTDDQVPFEITAQRAAPSDAQRLARAMIGVEVREPTAGDRARLKLGRVAGVLITDVQNGSPADKAGLEPGDVIVQLGRHRIDTLDSLAVLMTRAGAGAQADIYIVRRGQLGRTRLTLRGTL
- a CDS encoding DUF1553 domain-containing protein, producing MIRRWIACLLVCVLAGSAIGADGPDQIEFNRDIRPILFNNCIACHGPDVKHRKHNLRFDTPDGPLIDLEHGRKAIVPGDPDHSEMVRRITAADPDDRMPPAKAGKPLTPQQIALIKKWIQQGAVYQGHWAFEPIGNPKPPAIRDAKWARNGIDNFVGARLEKEGLKPSPEADRATLIRRVSLDLTGLPPTHDEVVAFENDQSPDAYEKVVDRLLASPHYGEHMTRYWLDAARYADTHGYQYDTERTQWPWRDWVIKAFNDNMPFDRFTVEQIAGDLMPDATPESRLATAFNRNHPITIEGGVIDEEYRTEYVIDRIVTTSTTWLGLTMGCCRCHDHKFDPLTREDFYSFFAFFNNIPEIGQGNRNGFAPTMKAPGVEQQLELAALDRRIAEAKDAKPAEQPQWIVAHPTQAVSEGGATLTVKPDESILASGANPAKDVYTLTIASSLKHIEAIQLEALTDPSLPFSSPARSFNGNFVLSEVAVAAAPAGSPDKAKKIPIVAATADYSQNNYEIENAIDGKPGSGWAVDGNQFRVDRTAEFTLAKPIDTPAGAILTVTLRFDFGQQHTIGHLRISASEKSTATPVAKLEAERDKLVKSFPTVMIMSEMDKPRPAFMLTRGQYDQVEKDHPVHPHTPTALPPMPEGAPANRLGLAQWIVAPDNPLTARVIMNRFWQQCFGVGICKTAEDFGTQGEWPSHPKLLDYLARQFIDSKWDVKHMMKTIVMSATYRQSSVVTAEMYERDPENRLLSRGPRFRMPAEMVRDNALKISGLLVEKIGGPSVYPYQPAGLWMEINNRPGFSREYPVMHGEDLYRRSMYSYWKRTLAPTAMLPFDAPEREYCVVRRSRTNTPLAALVVLNDPQFIEAARMLGQRMMLEGGATDGARLSYGYELATAHKPTAAELSTLQQLLDAQRADFKADPSGAQQLLAVGDMKPDARLDPVELAAFATAGRAILNLDQTITKE
- a CDS encoding DUF1501 domain-containing protein gives rise to the protein MDPIYELAMASTRRQFLKRSAASVGAVALGSLMNPSLLKAAPMAHHGFDFAPRAKRVIYLFQSGAPSQMDLFDYKPTLEKLHGQNLPDSVRGNQRLTGMTAGQSSFPVAKAIAPFHQHGRSGTWISDLLPHTAKIVDDIAIIKTVHTEAINHDPAITFFQTGNQQPGRPSLGSWATYGLGSNNQNLPAFVVLLSQNTYPQAQPLYSRLWGSGFLPSNYQGVKFRSSGDPVLYLSDPSQANDVSRRRLLDAIGQINHQHMQAVGDPEIDTRVAAYEMAYRMQMSVPELTDFSNEPDSTFALYGEDARKPGTHAANCLLARRLAERDVRFIQLYQRGWDHHSNIPVEHPKLCKTVDQGSAALVMDLKQRGMLDDTLVIFGGEFGRTVYSQGKLAGTSYGRDHHPRCFSMWLAGGGIKGGVSHGTTDDYCYNIVDGGVHVHELNATILQCLGIDHSKLTYKYQGLDQRLTGVEEVEPVHAIMT
- a CDS encoding sigma-70 family RNA polymerase sigma factor, with product MPDRDHPGEAASDHVLNVQQLFVRHTRAIRGFVLCLAPGPGDADDIMQEVFLVLTRKADQFQAGTDFVAWVCSIARFEALNHLRRVRRNPVTFSPQTAALLADAYTAPAELDDWVEAIRRCMERLSPSARQAIHSRYGDGRKPADIASAMGIKPETVYVTLSKARAALRSCMEGRLAAEGADV